Sequence from the Thermocoleostomius sinensis A174 genome:
TTAAGCCACGAAAACAATATCATAATTCCTGGCTATTTCCAAGGAATAGGACGAGTATTAACGATTTTTCTTTAAAAAATCATTAAAAAATCAGTCAACACTCAGGTCAGATACTCATTCAATCTGTAGATTTTGTGTCTTCTGCTTCACAGCGCAGCAGTTTGTAGCTGAAAAGCCGATATGGATACTAGAAGGTTCTCAAAGATTTTCATTGGTTCAAGGGGGAGTATGATTGCACAATTAAAAGCGAAAAGTAAGGTAATTGTAAATTCGATCGATCGCTCAAATCTGCATAGATAAGTTGATCTGGTAAGGTGGCGCGCACCACTACATAACTATGACGCAAAAGTTGATACTGCTGTAATATAGACCAAACTTGTTGATAGACGGAACTAACCTTCATCAATACCACCACGTCGGCGCTGGTCAAAGCAGACTCTAATACTGCCATGCTATACAGTGCAGGCAATATAACCAGCCGTTGCGCACGAATGGTCAATGGAATTCCTAAGGCCGCTGCTGCCGCCATGGGTGAACAAATTCCTGGAATCGTTTCAATCTCAATCTGAGTATCAATTTCCAATAGCGTTTGTGCTAGATAGGTGAACGTGCTATAGAAACTCACATCTCCTTCAGATACAAACGCCACGTCTTGTCCCTGTTTCAAATAGTGCCAGACCTGTTCTGCCGCCGATCGCCACGCTTGACTTAAAACCGCCTCATCTTGCACAAAGGGAAAAACCAGTGGTAGCTGAACTTGTGCCGATCGCAACCAAGGTGACACAATTTGATGAGCCATGCCCAGTTTCCCCCCTACCCCAGCCGGAAACGCGACTACGGGTACCTGTTGCAGCAACCGTAACCCCTTCACAGTAATGAGTTCAGGATCGCCAGGTCCTGCTCCAATGCCATAGAGTTTTCCCCAAGAATGCATCATTAGTAGTCCTCTTATCGTTTCCGCGATTGACGACCTCGATGACGTTGCTTAGGACGGGAAAAAGCGGCTTGCCAACCGTGCGATCGCATGCGCTTTTTAGTTGAAACGAACCAATCGGCGGTGTAGTGGCTAAAGGCTCCCAGTTCCAAGCCTAAAAATAGCATGATGGCTTCACGTTGATAGTGCTGAAACAGTTGGCTCCAAAAGTTACCGATCTCAATCCAACTGAGTCCGAGTTGTCCCAGTTCATTGACTGTCGCGACACCAACTAAGCTAAAAATGCTTAGCCAGACCATCAAGTACAGAACCCGAATAGTTGTGCCGACTAATGGGCTGTGTGACCACAACGATCGATGCCTCATACTGTTGCGATAGGGCAACCAAATCCACCGTAACCAACCCCAGCGCCTGTAGTGGATCGAATGGGTATCGAGATCAGGACCCAGCATCAACCCACCCAACAAAAAACCCGCACAGACAATTAGCGTTAAGTAGCCCTGCTGAGTTACAGCCGCAACTAGCCCTGCCACGACCGGGAGGAGCCAGAGAGTAATGCGATCGTGTGTGCGACCAGAAGGCATAAGCAACCGTTCAGCTTCAAAATCTAGGGGTACTTCGCCTCCAGATATACCATTTTTGGACAGATTTAGTACCTGCGATCGAATCCCTCTTGATTTTGAACAAAATGTGCAGATCTGAAAAAAGTTTGCTATGATTAAAAACCGTGCGGGATACGTACTCTCCCCGGGCGGTTAGCTCAGTTGGTAGAGCGCCTGCCTTACAAGCAGGATGTCACTGGTTCGAGTCCAGTACTGCCCATATAGTACTACGGTGTTACTGTAGTGTTGCCAGATCTATGCCAGCACCAAAGTCAGTGTAAATGAAGACGGCAAGGCAGTGCCCGTAGTGCACGCTTATACGCGGTGAACGGACAGTTTTGTTCTAATGCCCCTACATCCGGACAGCAGTACCACTGTTCCTGTTAAGACTTAGTATTGAGAATTAGCACATAAACAATTCTTCCCTCTTGTATCAAGCCAATGGACAATGTCTTGCATCCCCTGTCGGCATTTGGTTGGATAGACGATCGCTGGGATAATTGCCAGACCGATCGTCCGCTTCACAGTTCACCAACTTATTGGTATGAAGGGGTTTGTCCTAAGCAAAGAGAACAGTTGCGCTTGCCTCGTACTGCGTTTGTGGAAACGATCGCACAGCGATTGATGCAGCAACTTGCTAACGACAATCGGTTTCAGCAAGAAGGAAAAATGTATGGTGTATTACTGGTTCAGTTACCATCTGGCGAACTACGAGTTCTAAAAGCCTTCTCTGGGTTGTTGAATGGTCAAGATAGCGTAGAGGGGTGGGTAACACCAATCGCTGGACGAGACCAAGTTGCCGTCGAGGAAGCCTGGACGATTACCCAACTCGAAGTCATCAAACAAGAATTGTTAGCATTGCAACAAATTCCAGAACGCCAGCAATACCAATGGCTACTACAAACATTCCATCAACAACTTCACCATCGATCGCACTATTATCGAGAACGGAAGCAAGAACGCCAGCATCAGCGGCAATTACTTAAAAAGAGTGTAATAGGCGAAGAGTTGTTGACAGCTTTAGAACAACTCAATGAACAAAGCCGACGCGATGGCATCGAGCAACGCCACTGGAAACAGCAGCAAATGGCACCACTCCAATCGTTGAAGCAGATGATTGATCAAGCTGATGCCCGCATGCAAGCTTTGAAACAACAGCGAAAATATTTGTCGCAACAGCTTCAAGCTCAGTTGCAGCGCGCCTATTGCCTGACCAATTTCGCTGGAGAAACCCTATCGCTAGAACAAGTGATTCAAGGCAGAATGCCTACTGGGACCGGGGACTGCTGTGCACCCAAACTGCTGCACTATGCCGCTATCCATCACCTGCAACCGATCGCCCTAGCCGAATTTTGGTATGGCCCTGCTTCCCCCAATGGCGACAAACAGCCCGGCGAATTCTATGGTGCTTGCCCTGAACGCTGCCAGCCACTGATGGGATTTTTGCTATCGGGAGCATCTCGCCGCTCTAAACCATTCGATCCTCCTGATTCCTCTAGTCATTCTACAACTTCGGCGCTATCGATTCTCTACCAAGATGAATGGCTGATTGCCGTCAACAAACCCGCCGGGCTGTTGGCTGTGCCGGGTCGCTATGCCGATCGTCAAGACAGTGTCCTCAGCCGCTTACAGCAAACTCACTCAGGTCTGCTGCGCCCAGTGCATCGTCTCGATCAAGCCACTTCCGGCATTTTATTGGTAGCTCGCACAGATGACGCCCATCGCCACCTCGGCCAA
This genomic interval carries:
- a CDS encoding precorrin-2 C(20)-methyltransferase, whose amino-acid sequence is MMHSWGKLYGIGAGPGDPELITVKGLRLLQQVPVVAFPAGVGGKLGMAHQIVSPWLRSAQVQLPLVFPFVQDEAVLSQAWRSAAEQVWHYLKQGQDVAFVSEGDVSFYSTFTYLAQTLLEIDTQIEIETIPGICSPMAAAAALGIPLTIRAQRLVILPALYSMAVLESALTSADVVVLMKVSSVYQQVWSILQQYQLLRHSYVVVRATLPDQLIYADLSDRSNLQLPYFSLLIVQSYSPLNQ
- a CDS encoding RluA family pseudouridine synthase, which codes for MDNVLHPLSAFGWIDDRWDNCQTDRPLHSSPTYWYEGVCPKQREQLRLPRTAFVETIAQRLMQQLANDNRFQQEGKMYGVLLVQLPSGELRVLKAFSGLLNGQDSVEGWVTPIAGRDQVAVEEAWTITQLEVIKQELLALQQIPERQQYQWLLQTFHQQLHHRSHYYRERKQERQHQRQLLKKSVIGEELLTALEQLNEQSRRDGIEQRHWKQQQMAPLQSLKQMIDQADARMQALKQQRKYLSQQLQAQLQRAYCLTNFAGETLSLEQVIQGRMPTGTGDCCAPKLLHYAAIHHLQPIALAEFWYGPASPNGDKQPGEFYGACPERCQPLMGFLLSGASRRSKPFDPPDSSSHSTTSALSILYQDEWLIAVNKPAGLLAVPGRYADRQDSVLSRLQQTHSGLLRPVHRLDQATSGILLVARTDDAHRHLGQQFQQRQVDKRYEAVLGGVVQPDRGMIALPLWGNPTDRPRQQVNWQHGKPSFTEFQVIDRHSHYTRLEFRPFTGRTHQLRVHAVEGLGIPIVGDRLYGCQAAVDRLYLHARELCFQHPYLNHSLHLQAEVPFTAAF
- a CDS encoding metal-binding protein, yielding MPSGRTHDRITLWLLPVVAGLVAAVTQQGYLTLIVCAGFLLGGLMLGPDLDTHSIHYRRWGWLRWIWLPYRNSMRHRSLWSHSPLVGTTIRVLYLMVWLSIFSLVGVATVNELGQLGLSWIEIGNFWSQLFQHYQREAIMLFLGLELGAFSHYTADWFVSTKKRMRSHGWQAAFSRPKQRHRGRQSRKR